The following proteins are co-located in the Bosea sp. AS-1 genome:
- a CDS encoding glycosyltransferase, producing MTGPALPRIAIAMKGYPRLSETFIAQELLGLQQRGLAFEIWSLRHPTDADRHLMHRQITAPVRYLPEYLHDEPGRVARGMLAALMRPGLFRLLPTFLRDLLRDRTRNRWRRFGQACVMARELPAGIRHLHVHYLHTPASVIRYAALLRGLSWSFSAHAKDIWTTPDWEKREKIAAASWGVTCTQDGHRELERLAERPGKVELLYHGLDLARFPGPETRPARDGSAAADPVRFVTVGRAVAKKGFDDLLDALARLPAGLHWRLTHIGGGERLKALKQQAQALGLAERISWAGPKAQGEVIAALQEADIFVLPSKQAGDGDRDGLPNVVMEAASQKLPIVATDFAGIPEFVRQGQEGLLVPPGDIDALAAALAELAIAPGWRSALGDAAFQRLRGAFSAAAGLDRVAVMLRAASGEGA from the coding sequence ATGACCGGTCCCGCATTGCCACGCATCGCGATCGCGATGAAGGGCTATCCGCGCCTCTCGGAGACGTTCATCGCGCAGGAACTGCTCGGCCTGCAGCAGCGCGGCCTGGCCTTCGAGATCTGGTCGCTGCGCCACCCGACCGACGCCGATCGGCACCTGATGCATCGCCAGATCACGGCGCCGGTGCGCTATCTGCCGGAATATCTGCATGACGAGCCGGGCCGTGTGGCGCGCGGCATGCTCGCTGCACTGATGCGGCCAGGCCTTTTTCGGCTCCTGCCGACGTTCCTGCGCGATCTCCTGCGCGACCGGACGCGCAATCGCTGGCGCCGCTTCGGCCAGGCCTGCGTCATGGCGCGCGAATTGCCCGCCGGCATCCGGCACCTGCACGTCCACTATCTGCACACGCCGGCTTCGGTGATCCGCTATGCGGCGTTGTTGCGGGGCTTGAGCTGGTCCTTTTCCGCTCATGCCAAGGACATCTGGACGACGCCGGACTGGGAGAAGCGCGAGAAGATCGCCGCTGCCTCCTGGGGTGTCACCTGCACGCAGGATGGGCACCGCGAACTGGAGCGGCTGGCAGAGCGGCCCGGTAAGGTCGAGCTGCTTTATCACGGGCTCGACCTTGCCCGGTTCCCTGGACCCGAGACACGGCCAGCGCGTGATGGCTCCGCGGCGGCGGATCCCGTGCGCTTCGTCACGGTCGGTCGTGCCGTGGCGAAGAAGGGTTTCGACGACCTGCTCGACGCGCTGGCGAGGCTGCCCGCCGGATTGCACTGGCGGCTGACCCATATCGGTGGCGGCGAAAGGCTGAAGGCACTCAAGCAGCAGGCGCAGGCGCTCGGGCTGGCGGAACGGATCTCCTGGGCCGGGCCAAAGGCGCAGGGCGAGGTGATCGCCGCCCTCCAGGAGGCCGACATCTTCGTGCTGCCTTCGAAGCAGGCCGGCGACGGCGACCGTGACGGCCTGCCCAACGTGGTGATGGAAGCGGCGAGCCAGAAACTGCCGATTGTGGCGACCGATTTTGCGGGAATCCCCGAATTCGTGCGGCAGGGGCAGGAAGGGCTGCTGGTTCCCCCGGGCGATATCGATGCGCTGGCGGCTGCCTTGGCCGAGCTTGCGATTGCTCCG